The Polaribacter sp. Q13 sequence TTAATCATGTCACGTACATAATCAAGATCTCTATTTCCTTGTTCGTATGCTTCAAATTGTTGAAGGAATGGTAATTTATCTCCTACAAATTCCTTTGCAAAATTTAAAAATAGTGTTCCTTCTAAAATAGAATTATCTACACGTTTCTTTTGATTTCCATTTTCATCTAAGACAAAAAGTGTAGGAAAAGCAGAAACTTTATATTTCTTAGCCAGTTCAACTCCTTCTCCTTTTTCTGCATTTACTTTAATTGAAACAAAATGTTCATTCATATATTTTCCGACTTCTTTCAATGGAAAAACATTTTTGTTCATTACTTTACATGGTCTGAACCAGTCTGTATAGAAATCAATGAATAATAATTTATTTTCTTTTTTTGATTTTGTTAATGCTTCATCAAATGTTCCGTGCTCAAATTGTATTCCTTGAGATAACATTGAATTATAAAATAGATAGACTATTAATACTAATATTTTTTTTTCATTATAATAATAAAACGAGGTTAATATTTGGGTTTAATAAGAAGCCAAATTTTTTATTGGGCTTCTTATTATTAAAAAGTAAAATTTTGAAGAGACTAATCTCTAATGTTTTGTCCCATTTCTGGATTCTGTAGTATATATTTTTGTCCAATTGGAATAGCCCAATTATTACTTCCTGGTGCAAGTGTAAAGTTTTTGCCATTTAACGTTCTTGTTAAAGTAATATTGGCATTATCAAACTCATTATAGCGCTTTATATCAAAGAAACGTAGCCCATTACCTGCTAATTCCATACGTCTTTCTCTCTTAACCAATTCAAGAACTTCATTTTGAGCTGTGCTTGTAATTGGTGTATAGGCGTCCGTTGCAAACCTCTTTTCTCTTAAGGTGTTTAAATCATTTACAGCCAATGAAGTTTGCCCTAAACGTACATTACATTCAGCTCTCATTAATAATATTTCTGGTACTGTAAAACCAGAGCCTTTATATCCATTTATAAGATATGCTCCTAAAGCATAACTTTCGAAATCAGGAATAAAAGTCAAATCAAAAGTTGGTCCAAATCTTGAACTTCTTAAATCATTTGGCTCAAATAAGTCATACAATTCATTAGATGCTATTAATGTTGTAAAACGATTTCCTGAAGCTTTAAGCCATATAATTTCATCATCATCATAGCCGCGGTTAAGGTCATATACAATCACATTACCAAAAAAAGATCTTTCTGTAAACAAATTATAATCTTTTAAAGTACTATTAATTGCCAATGCACTATTAGCAGCATCTCTAGATTTTTCATATTCAGTCATATACAAATAAATACGTGCCAACAACGTATAAGCGCTTATTTTTGATGGTCTGTGTTTAAAAGAATTATCTTTAGGTGTTTCAGGCAAATCTTCTATAGCAGATTCAATATCTGCAATTATTAAAGCGTAAATCTCTTGCACAGAAGCTCTAGATAAATCAACATTTTCAAGATCTGTACCCAATCGTAAAGGAACGGCCAAATTATTTGCTGCTGTTGCTGGGTTATAATGTAAACCATGCATATTAGCCAAAGCAAAATAAGCTAAGGCTCTATGTACTTTTGCTTCGCCCACTAATTGCGCTTTCACATCAGCATCTCCACTTGTCTCCATTATTTCTTCTAACACAATATTTGTTACATAAATTTGACTATATAAACGTTGCCAGTCTGGATCCTCTCGATCATTATTATAAATGTTATCATTCCAAGTAAACATTTCTAGTTTTTCTTGTAACATACGTGAGGCTGAAATATCTGTTATTATAAAATCATCAGTCATGAAATCAGTCTTGTAATACCCTTCTGAAAATCCTTGTGATATACCTCCATAATCAAGATTTACTTGATCTAATAGTAATCTATAATCTTCAATTTTATTAGGGATTACTGTTCCTTTAGGCTCAATATCTAACTATTCTTCTCTACTACAAGATGAAAAAATGATTAAACAAATTATTATAAATATTTTTTTCATGATTGTTTTTTTTAAAAGTTTGCAGTAAAATTTAAAGAATAGGTTGGTTTCATAGGCCATATAAGGCTCTCTGGATCTTTCCCTCATTTATTAAATGTTATAACACCTAGGTTACGAGCTTGAAGACTTAACCCCAATTTATCAATACCTATTTCAGATAATAACTTACTATCTAAGTTATACCCTATAACTAACTCTTTAATTCTAATATGAGATGCCGAGTCTACGAATTGGTTTCCTTGGTTATAATATCTATAACCAGGGTTAAAAATATCAAAACTACCATCTGGTACTCTTGGTACAATGGTATTTGCTTCATCTCCTGGGTTTTTCCATCTGTTTTCAAAGTCTTTATGTATTTGACTAGAACTACCAAGACTGGAATAAGACATTACATCTGTGTTTCTAAATACATGTCCTAATTTAAAAGTGGTTAGCGCTTTTAGATAAAAGTTTTTATAAGTAAAGTTGTTAATCCAAGCACCATAATATTTTGGTGTTGTAGTGCCTTCAAAAATCAATGCATCAATGGTATCTATTTCTGCATTTTCTAAAACACCATTCACTGATTTTTCTCCGTCAACGTTAATTAACTCTCCATTTTCATTAAATGCTGTTGGGTTTCCATTTTCATCTAAGCCAGCATAGTTAAAGCTATATAAATAATTTAATGGATTTCCTTCTACTGGAGATCTAAATGTTAGTACATTATTTATGCTTCCACTGGGTACATCTACTTTAGTAACTTCATTTTTATTATAACTAAAATTAAACGTTGTATTATAACTAAAATCGTTTGAGTCTACCACCGCTGCATTTAAAGTAAAATCAACCCCTTTATTAGTCATCTCTCCTGCATTAATCAATGCCGAATTAAATCCTAAGGTTGAGTTAAATGCTACTTGAGATAATAAATCTTCACTTCTCTTGTTATAATACTCAATACTACCTGTTAACTTATTATTAAAAAAACCATAATCTACGCCTATATTAACTATATAGGTCTTTTCTAGTCTTAATAAAGGATTTTTTGCATTTGAAACGTATAAATATGGATTACCCGTTAAAAAATTATTATTAAAACTAGCTTATTAAAATGGACTTGTATTAGTGTCTACATTTCCATTACTACCATAAGTAGTGCTTAATGCCAACTTGCTAAAAACACCATCATTAATAAAATCCTCTTTAGTTAAATTCCATTTCCCTCCAATAGAAAATAAGGGTATATTTCTATATTCTTTACTACTACCAAATAAATTGGCATCGTCTAACCTTACACTACTAGTAAAGGTATATTTATTATTGTAGGTATAAGCTGCGTTTCCATAATAGGAAATAAATCTATCTTCATCTTCAAAAAGACTAGTTGGATCTTGTAAAGGTTGTGATCTAAAACTAAGAAGAGGTGTATATGATTCACCATAGGGCACATTTTTAAACGTTAATGCCTGTGGATCATAACCATACTGTGTTAATTCAGTGCTATTAACTTTTACTTTACGAGCTTCATAACCGGCTATAACATTAACCTTATGAAAACCGTTGTTAAATGATTTATCAAAGTTTAATTGTATCCTCCCTGAATATGATTTTCTATAATCATCTCCTTTAGTAATAATATATCCTTTAGGGTATGGACCTTCAAGCTCATTAGATTCGGAATTAAGCGTAGTATTTATATTAACTAAATTACGAACAAAATATGTTTCCTCATTATAAAGTCTAGATGTCTCATTACTGGTGTATTCATATTGATATGAGCCTTGTAAAAATAAATGATCAGTAATATCATACTTTAATGACGTTTGGATGCGAGCCATTGTTGTTTGTATTTTATTATTTTTATTTTCATGTTCTTGCAACAAGTTATAATCCCAATTATAAGGATAACCTTGAGCTTCCATACTTTCTTTAAATGGCTGATACAATCCTCTTGTTTGAACTAACTTGTTACCACTATCATCAATAATATTTTCGTAAATATGAGAAGATGAATAATCATTAAGTGACATGCCATTTAATTTTGTATTAGAGGTATTAAATGTTAAGTCTCCAGTAAAAGTTAAGTTTGACCCAATGTTTAAAACATTTCTAATGTTTGTCATAATTTCTTCTCTATTATTTCCTACAAACATATTCTGATTTTCATTCTTATTGTAAGTAACAGAACTTCTGTAAGTGTTATTTTCTCCCCCTCCTGAAATTGACACATTGTATTGTTTCCATGTTGGATTACCCATAAAAAGGTTTTCAAACTGTTTACTATTATTAATTAATCGCCTTTAATTTATTTATAATAGTATTTGCTTCGTTTTCAGAAATTCCACCATTTTCTAGAAGTAAATATGTTTCCAAACCTTTTCCTAAAGCAGTTTGGCTATAACTAGATGGTGTTGGCAATATTTCCCAACCGTTTTCAGCTTTATGTTTTTCTAGTTCTAAATAACTTTCTGTTGAAGCATTAGGATAATCACTTAAATTCTGATGAGGAGTTAAAGAAAAGTTTGTAGAAAACTCAATTGATGTTTTTTTGTTTTTTGAACCTTTTTTTGTTATTATTACAATAACACCATTTGCTGCTCTAATACCCCAAATAGATGCTGCTGATGCATCTTTTAATATTGTAATATCTTTAATATCATTTGGATTAATAGAACTTATTCCTTGCGTAATAGGAAAACCATCAACTACTATTAATGGTTCTTTTTCGGCATTTATAGTGCTTATTCCACGAATAATTGGAACCATGTTACCTTCTTCATCTAAATCAAAAAGTAAACCTGGAGCTTGTCCTTCTAACTTTGTTAATACATTTTGTGCTATTCTATTCTCTAATTGTGATTCCGAAATCTTATTAAATGAACCTGTAACTCTTTCCTTCGAAATTTTTTGATAACCTGTACTAACAATTATTTCTCCAAGTGTATTTACAGCTTCTTTAAGAGTGATGTTTATTACTTTTTGATTTTCTAGAAGTATTTCTTGAGTTTGGTACCCTATATAGGAAAATACCAATACACTTTTGGTATCAGGCACTGTAATGATGTAGTTTCCATCAAAATCAGAAGAAACCCCTTTTCTAGATTCTTTAACCATAATAGTTACTCCTGACAACGGAAAGCCTTGTTCATCAGTCACTTTACCAGTAACGGTTTGCCGTACAATTTCTTTTTTAGTAATAAGAATAGTATTATCTTCTGAGAATTGTACATTAAAATTAGTGCTAGGTATACTCTGGTTAAGTAGCTTGTTTACACTTATTATCCCCTTTTTGAGATGTACCTTTGGTAGATTATTAAAAAGTTTTTCTGGATAGAGAAAACTATATTCTGTTTGGTTCATGATCAACTCAAACATCTGATCAATAGTAGCTTCTTTATCAGCCTCAATGGTTACTTTTTTTTGTGCTAAACTTATTTCAGTATTGAAGCTGAAAACAGTGGTACATAAGAGAAAAATGAATGTTCGCATAATTGTTAATAGAATCCGCTTTCGATTGAAAGAACGGAAGTTAATTAATTTAATTTCCATAAATTTGCTTAGTTTTAGTTAGACATTTGTTTAATTATTGCATGTGAGGGACGAAGCTTGATGCACGTCGAAATGTTTAAACTTCGTTCCCTTTTTTTATATTTATGAGACTGTATTACCTCAATTGTATTTATTCTAGTATTACTTTTTTATTGTTGATTTGATAATTATTTATGATGTCGAAATTTTTAATAGTATTTAGGATATCTACAATATTTTGATTTTTTCTAATTTTACCTACAAATCTTACTTTTTCTAATTCTTTATTAGCAAAAGTTACATCCATATCATACCAGCGAGATAGTACTTGCATTATATCTTTAAGGTTGTGTTTTACTATAAACTCACCTTTAACCCATGCTATTTCACTTTTAACATTAATATTACTAATTGATGTTTTATTGTTTGTTTTATCAATATTAAATTGTTGATTAGGTAATAAAGTTTGTGTTTTTTCTGGAGTAACTACAGCTACTTTGCCCTCTATTAATGTAGTATAAATGGCATCTTCATCTCTGTAAGCTTTTACATTAAATTGGGTACCTAAAACTTCAATCTCTTGTATATTTGTAAGTACTTTAAACTTACTACCATTATGGTTTGTGCTTGGAGATACATCAAAATAAGCTTCACCATATACCAATTCTACTTTTCTTGTTTTACCTCTAGTGAAATTTGTAGGATACTTTAATTTAGATTCAGAATTTAACCAAACATCAGTTCCGTCTGATAGTTTTACGTGATATTGACCTCCTCTTGGAATGGTTAAATAGTGGTATGCAATTTCTGATTCATTAGGTGCTGTTTTATAAAAAATTTCTTCTCCGTTGCTTTCTGTGTTTTTAGACTTGTAGCGTTTCCCTTTTTCTAAAACAACGTCTGTACCATCACCTAATGTTAGCGTAGCTTTGTCTGTACCAATTTTAATATTATTGTTAACTATAATTGGTTTATCTGTAAAGGCTGAATTGTCTTTAATTAAAAAGAAATAACCAGCAGATATAAATATTAAAACAGTAGCAGCATATTTTAACAAGGTGTTTATTTGAAATTTCTTGTTAGTTTTTAAATTAAACTGTTTTAGTGCTTTCTCAGAACTAAACTTTGTGTTTGAGTTAATGAGGTGATTTAAGTGAATAAATTCTTTAAATTGGTTTTTATTGTCATCATTTTTAAGAAATTCTAGAAGTTGTTCAGCTTCATCATTACTCCAATTACCTTCAATATATTTTATGATTAAGGATTCTAGTTTTTCATTTTGTAAATGCGATATTTATAGTTAAGTAGTAAAAAATATAAAAAACCCTATGTTATTTTTTAAATTTTTTATCATCTTAATAAAATATGGGAAATAAGGTTAATTCTTTTCATAATTCAATAAAAGATATTGATGAAAGTTCTTTCCATGAACTTTATTCATATTATTTTAAAATTCTTTGCGTCTATTTATTAAGTTTTACCTCGGATAAAGATGTTATTTATGATGTTGTTCAAGATTCATTTTTATACTTATGGACTAATCGTAAAAAGATAGTTATTACAACATCTGTTAAAGCCTATCTTTATAGAATGGTTTATAATAGGTTAATGGATAATTACAGAAAAAACAGCAAGAGAAATGCGACACTTTTAGAATACCATAAAACGTATCTTGATGAAGCTATACAAGTTGATGATAGTTTAACGGAAGAAAGACTACTTAAGCTAGATTAATGTATCGAGAAACTTCCCAAAAGATGTAAAGTTGTGTTCTATAATAAAAAATTTAAGGGTGAAAAAAGCAAAGAAATTGCTACTAATCTTGATATTTCAATTAAAACTGTTGAAGCCCATTTAACTAAGGCCTATGTTATTTTACGAGATTGTTTAAAGTTAAAAAAAAATCTATTTTAAATTATTGAATTATAAAGCAACAACCTATATGCTAAGTTCTATTTCAAATTAAAAGCATAGAGTACCTTTATTTTAACCATACCTGTTACTATAATTTTACCTTCTAACTCTTAAAAAAAAGGTGTATTGTCAAGTTATTTATCCTTATTGAATCCTTCTAATATAATTTATCACAAACATTTAAGAAGGATTTAACAATTATAAACTAAGGGGAAATTAGATTTGTTTTGTGCTATATAGAGTAAACAGCAGTTTGGTTGTATAGAAAAAAATAAATTCAAAATAATAAACAAATGAAAAAACTAATTTACCTAGT is a genomic window containing:
- a CDS encoding RagB/SusD family nutrient uptake outer membrane protein, with the translated sequence MEPKGTVIPNKIEDYRLLLDQVNLDYGGISQGFSEGYYKTDFMTDDFIITDISASRMLQEKLEMFTWNDNIYNNDREDPDWQRLYSQIYVTNIVLEEIMETSGDADVKAQLVGEAKVHRALAYFALANMHGLHYNPATAANNLAVPLRLGTDLENVDLSRASVQEIYALIIADIESAIEDLPETPKDNSFKHRPSKISAYTLLARIYLYMTEYEKSRDAANSALAINSTLKDYNLFTERSFFGNVIVYDLNRGYDDDEIIWLKASGNRFTTLIASNELYDLFEPNDLRSSRFGPTFDLTFIPDFESYALGAYLINGYKGSGFTVPEILLMRAECNVRLGQTSLAVNDLNTLREKRFATDAYTPITSTAQNEVLELVKRERRMELAGNGLRFFDIKRYNEFDNANITLTRTLNGKNFTLAPGSNNWAIPIGQKYILQNPEMGQNIRD
- a CDS encoding RNA polymerase sigma factor; the encoded protein is MGNKVNSFHNSIKDIDESSFHELYSYYFKILCVYLLSFTSDKDVIYDVVQDSFLYLWTNRKKIVITTSVKAYLYRMVYNRLMDNYRKNSKRNATLLEYHKTYLDEAIQVDDSLTEERLLKLD
- a CDS encoding FecR family protein, translated to MLKYAATVLIFISAGYFFLIKDNSAFTDKPIIVNNNIKIGTDKATLTLGDGTDVVLEKGKRYKSKNTESNGEEIFYKTAPNESEIAYHYLTIPRGGQYHVKLSDGTDVWLNSESKLKYPTNFTRGKTRKVELVYGEAYFDVSPSTNHNGSKFKVLTNIQEIEVLGTQFNVKAYRDEDAIYTTLIEGKVAVVTPEKTQTLLPNQQFNIDKTNNKTSISNINVKSEIAWVKGEFIVKHNLKDIMQVLSRWYDMDVTFANKELEKVRFVGKIRKNQNIVDILNTIKNFDIINNYQINNKKVILE
- a CDS encoding carboxypeptidase-like regulatory domain-containing protein, producing the protein MRTFIFLLCTTVFSFNTEISLAQKKVTIEADKEATIDQMFELIMNQTEYSFLYPEKLFNNLPKVHLKKGIISVNKLLNQSIPSTNFNVQFSEDNTILITKKEIVRQTVTGKVTDEQGFPLSGVTIMVKESRKGVSSDFDGNYIITVPDTKSVLVFSYIGYQTQEILLENQKVINITLKEAVNTLGEIIVSTGYQKISKERVTGSFNKISESQLENRIAQNVLTKLEGQAPGLLFDLDEEGNMVPIIRGISTINAEKEPLIVVDGFPITQGISSINPNDIKDITILKDASAASIWGIRAANGVIVIITKKGSKNKKTSIEFSTNFSLTPHQNLSDYPNASTESYLELEKHKAENGWEILPTPSSYSQTALGKGLETYLLLENGGISENEANTIINKLKAIN
- a CDS encoding sigma factor-like helix-turn-helix DNA-binding protein; its protein translation is MEKLPKRCKVVFYNKKFKGEKSKEIATNLDISIKTVEAHLTKAYVILRDCLKLKKNLF